From Streptomyces asiaticus, one genomic window encodes:
- a CDS encoding FkbM family methyltransferase, whose product MPLAITLPLNPDVLEAGGPYPRALNVLSRKQTAVQRQLRRAGLAGYEPTTQATLLALAQQAPEGSAVYDIGAHIGLYSALISAVYGDGGRGPRTIAFEPTPETAALCRRIRDCNRLGFEVQQTALADEPGTAELYFSLKSESSNSLNPAHRRHTESVTVPVTTVDAFTGERGLAPHLIKIDVETFEAAVLRGSYDTIRRHRPWIVCELLPGTDHTALRTALAPLTAMDYGLHPITPEAPWHRYDETTYRSAVSGQCRDWLLAPRPLTPAFHRVVRRWLIAILACDETTNIITTDKASFPYGWNAPYRSARGAARVPRTGPRGAARVPLTGLLRLAGAAAMARRAVVPARRAPGAQATGSGSLRG is encoded by the coding sequence ATGCCCCTCGCCATCACCCTTCCCCTGAACCCGGACGTCCTCGAGGCGGGCGGGCCGTATCCGCGGGCGCTCAATGTGCTCAGCCGCAAACAGACCGCCGTACAGCGGCAGTTGCGGCGCGCCGGGCTCGCGGGCTACGAGCCGACCACCCAGGCCACCTTGCTGGCCCTGGCCCAGCAGGCGCCCGAGGGCAGCGCGGTGTACGACATCGGCGCGCACATCGGGCTGTACTCGGCGCTGATCAGCGCGGTGTACGGGGACGGCGGGCGCGGACCGCGGACCATCGCGTTCGAGCCGACCCCGGAGACGGCCGCGCTGTGCCGCCGGATCCGGGATTGCAACCGGCTCGGTTTCGAGGTGCAGCAGACCGCGCTGGCCGATGAACCGGGCACCGCCGAGCTGTACTTCTCCCTCAAGTCGGAGTCCTCCAACTCGCTGAACCCGGCCCACCGACGGCACACCGAGTCGGTCACGGTGCCGGTCACGACGGTCGACGCGTTCACCGGGGAGCGCGGTCTCGCCCCGCATCTGATCAAGATCGATGTGGAGACGTTCGAGGCGGCGGTGTTGCGCGGGTCGTACGACACGATCCGGCGTCACCGGCCGTGGATCGTGTGCGAACTGCTCCCCGGCACGGACCACACCGCGCTGCGCACCGCGCTGGCGCCGCTGACCGCCATGGACTACGGCCTCCACCCGATCACCCCGGAGGCGCCGTGGCACCGCTATGACGAGACCACGTACCGGTCCGCGGTGAGCGGCCAGTGCCGCGACTGGCTGCTGGCGCCGCGGCCGCTGACGCCCGCCTTCCACCGGGTGGTGCGGCGGTGGCTGATCGCGATTCTGGCGTGCGACGAGACGACGAACATCATCACGACCGACAAGGCGTCCTTCCCGTACGGCTGGAACGCGCCGTACCGCTCGGCGCGGGGGGCGGCGCGGGTGCCCCGTACGGGTCCGCGGGGTGCGGCGCGCGTTCCGCTCACCGGGCTGCTGCGGCTGGCGGGCGCCGCGGCGATGGCGCGCCGCGCCGTTGTTCCGGCTCGGCGGGCGCCCGGTGCGCAGGCTACGGGGAGTGGGTCGTTGCGGGGGTGA
- a CDS encoding VOC family protein, with protein sequence MTLEWEQVIVHSEDPVALGQWWAEALGWVVVHSSDDEFEIRPAPDRVPGLDFVRLNESKKAKSRLHLDFRPDDQDAEVARLVAHGARRVDIGQGEQSWVVLADPEGNEFCILGQRRQ encoded by the coding sequence ATGACCTTGGAATGGGAACAGGTAATCGTTCATTCGGAAGATCCGGTGGCCCTGGGGCAGTGGTGGGCCGAGGCTCTTGGCTGGGTCGTGGTCCACTCCTCCGATGACGAGTTCGAGATCCGCCCGGCGCCGGATCGCGTGCCGGGGTTGGACTTCGTCCGGCTCAATGAGAGCAAGAAGGCCAAGAGCCGGCTGCATCTCGACTTCCGGCCCGATGACCAGGACGCCGAGGTGGCTCGTCTGGTGGCGCACGGCGCACGGCGTGTCGATATCGGCCAGGGTGAGCAATCGTGGGTTGTGCTGGCGGATCCCGAAGGCAACGAGTTCTGCATCCTGGGCCAGCGGCGCCAGTAA
- a CDS encoding glycosyltransferase produces MPRNHRTGPPPRVSVIVPARDAMPGITRAVTSAMEQTLGLSRLDIIAVDDGSADGTAEELDRLAAGCPSLHVVRDPHPCRGGAGGPRNTGLARATGDFVFFLDADARLAPDALRRMVAMADQNGTDVVLGKMVSPDGRGVPKAVFRHNQLRTDVHSSHAYASLEPCKLFRRSLIERLRLRFPAHLRHGEGKPFTAAAYLNASGISVVADYDCYHLGPNPGRAAPGLAERVEAMRPLFETAARHTRSGARRDAVMRHHIRRELCPALRALPREDETEVRERFLPELRRWALAHCSDALFPTLTAPERLMVHLLRTGRYEDLLSVVRNAKRDARCGHLVEKGSVYWLHPFFRDPDAEVPDACFDVTDRLPVRHHLAGAGWHGRSTLRVRGRAAIDGLEADPEEDRAELVLRRREARDEVRIPVDATAEDDPARFEADVDIATADGGTPLRPGVWDVFLDVRAQGISRTVRFGSRHDDLLDIGTARRVVAAGPGLRARVTPYFTSPYRNLSLDIGPAPRGAPCEVTEAVWHPSDKGTLVVAGRLLPPGTPARGRVLRLRAEHTDGRVHDHPVRFAAGHPAGAFTARLPVRDLGRGRWTVTLAVVSPGDEQGQGRTAPPAAPVPPPARLPAARWVRRGRPYYAKPLMGRGEVTLELRVAPVRLLAAVRNRLGLN; encoded by the coding sequence ATGCCGCGCAATCACCGCACCGGCCCGCCTCCCCGTGTCAGCGTGATCGTCCCCGCCCGTGACGCCATGCCCGGAATCACCCGGGCCGTCACCTCCGCCATGGAGCAGACCCTCGGGCTCAGCCGCCTCGACATCATCGCCGTCGACGACGGATCGGCCGACGGCACCGCGGAGGAGCTGGACCGGCTCGCCGCCGGCTGCCCCTCGCTCCATGTGGTCCGCGACCCCCACCCCTGCCGCGGCGGCGCCGGCGGCCCCCGGAACACCGGACTGGCCCGCGCCACCGGCGACTTCGTCTTCTTCCTGGACGCCGACGCCCGGCTCGCGCCCGACGCGCTGCGCCGCATGGTCGCGATGGCCGACCAGAACGGCACCGACGTGGTCCTGGGCAAGATGGTCTCCCCGGACGGGCGCGGCGTCCCCAAGGCGGTCTTCCGCCACAACCAGCTGCGCACCGACGTCCACAGCTCCCACGCCTACGCCAGCCTGGAGCCGTGCAAGCTCTTCCGCCGCTCCCTGATCGAGCGGCTTCGGCTGCGCTTCCCCGCCCACCTCCGCCACGGCGAGGGCAAGCCCTTCACCGCGGCCGCCTATCTCAACGCCTCCGGGATCTCCGTCGTCGCCGACTACGACTGCTACCACCTGGGCCCGAACCCGGGCCGCGCCGCCCCCGGTCTCGCCGAGCGCGTCGAGGCCATGCGGCCGCTGTTCGAGACCGCCGCCCGGCACACCCGGTCCGGCGCCCGCCGCGACGCGGTGATGCGCCACCACATCCGGCGCGAGCTGTGCCCGGCCCTGCGCGCGCTGCCGCGCGAGGACGAGACCGAGGTACGCGAGCGGTTCCTGCCCGAACTGCGCCGCTGGGCGCTGGCCCACTGCTCCGACGCGCTCTTCCCCACCCTGACCGCGCCCGAGCGGCTGATGGTCCATCTGCTGCGCACCGGCCGCTACGAGGATCTGCTGTCCGTCGTGCGCAACGCCAAACGGGACGCCCGGTGCGGCCATCTGGTGGAGAAGGGCAGCGTCTACTGGCTGCACCCCTTCTTCCGCGACCCCGACGCCGAGGTCCCCGACGCCTGCTTCGACGTCACCGACCGGCTGCCGGTCCGGCACCACCTCGCGGGCGCGGGCTGGCACGGCCGCAGCACCCTGCGGGTGCGCGGCCGGGCGGCCATCGACGGATTGGAGGCCGACCCCGAGGAAGACCGCGCCGAGCTGGTGCTCCGCCGCCGCGAGGCGCGGGACGAGGTACGGATCCCGGTGGACGCCACGGCGGAGGACGACCCCGCGCGGTTCGAGGCGGACGTGGACATCGCCACCGCCGACGGCGGCACACCGCTGCGCCCCGGGGTCTGGGACGTCTTCCTCGACGTCCGCGCCCAGGGCATCAGCCGCACCGTCCGGTTCGGCAGCCGCCATGACGACCTGCTCGACATCGGCACCGCGCGCCGGGTGGTGGCCGCCGGGCCCGGGCTGCGCGCCCGGGTCACGCCGTACTTCACCAGCCCGTACCGCAATCTCTCCCTCGACATCGGCCCGGCCCCGCGCGGGGCGCCCTGCGAGGTGACGGAGGCCGTGTGGCACCCGTCGGACAAGGGCACCCTCGTCGTCGCCGGACGACTGCTGCCGCCCGGCACCCCGGCGCGCGGGCGGGTGCTGCGGCTGCGCGCCGAGCACACCGACGGACGGGTCCACGACCATCCGGTGCGGTTCGCCGCGGGGCATCCGGCGGGCGCCTTCACCGCCCGGCTGCCGGTGCGGGACCTGGGCCGCGGCCGGTGGACGGTGACGCTGGCCGTCGTCTCCCCCGGCGACGAGCAGGGCCAGGGCCGCACCGCGCCGCCCGCCGCGCCCGTGCCGCCGCCCGCCCGGCTGCCCGCCGCCCGCTGGGTGCGCCGCGGCCGGCCGTACTACGCCAAGCCGCTCATGGGGCGCGGCGAGGTGACCCTGGAGCTGCGGGTGGCCCCGGTCCGGCTGCTCGCCGCCGTACGCAACCGGCTGGGCCTGAACTGA
- a CDS encoding bifunctional glycosyltransferase/CDP-glycerol:glycerophosphate glycerophosphotransferase — MPRFTIVIAAYRVQGYLGACLDSVLTQSYPDLEVVAVDDRSPDHCGAIIDAYAARDNRVVPVHQRVNSGPGRARNAGVERASGDYLLFLDGDDTLAPGTLQGLADRLALTHDPEILYFNHVRTYWSERRAPSLFGDLLASAGTDVFSAVERPEFLRLFAMSSNRVYHRDFYTRHGFAFSEGIYEDALLSYKTMLTARRIACVDLVGLEYRQRRVGASTASPGEKHFVIFQQYARLFDFLDDRPHLDPLRPLLFERAVSHFLFCLDRTSRVATADRPRFFARAVEWYRAHLPAGFTPPVEGRWRFEALASGSFLRYREHELAVRAAAGARKLRRTVRPPLAARAKQGLYRLHRQRPVDPQLAVYSAYWGRGVLCNPAAIYHRARELAPEIHGVWVVKKSEIETLPEGVDYVVTGTRDFYRTVARAKYLINNVNFPNEVVKRPGTVHLQTFHGTPLKCMGLDQQRYPAAAGGMSFGNLLKRIDRWDFALSSNPHSSQIWERVYPAAYRLLEYGYPRNDVFFTATEDDIRRIREELGIPAGNTALLYAPTLRDYHKGFTPRLDLERLSRELGPETTLLVRAHYSYRPDDELARLQEAGSVIDVSRHRSVEELCLAADALITDYSSMMFDYAVLDRPVVIYADDWDIYRSSRGVYFDLLSGSPGETPGAVARTERELVEVFREGRWCDADATALRTAFRARFCRFDDGRAAERVVRALMLGQDLELPLAPTPQTRPLADSAPAGPRGGVLTAE; from the coding sequence ATGCCCCGCTTCACCATCGTCATCGCCGCCTATCGCGTCCAGGGCTATCTGGGCGCCTGCCTGGACTCCGTGCTGACGCAGTCGTATCCCGACCTCGAGGTGGTCGCCGTGGACGACCGCTCACCGGACCACTGCGGCGCGATCATCGACGCGTACGCGGCGCGCGACAACCGGGTCGTGCCCGTGCACCAGCGGGTCAACTCCGGCCCTGGCCGGGCCCGTAACGCCGGGGTGGAGCGGGCGAGCGGGGACTATCTGCTCTTCCTGGACGGCGATGACACCCTCGCCCCGGGCACCCTCCAGGGCCTCGCCGACCGGCTCGCCCTCACCCACGACCCGGAGATCCTCTACTTCAACCACGTACGCACCTACTGGTCGGAGCGCCGGGCCCCCAGCCTCTTCGGGGACCTGCTGGCCTCGGCGGGCACCGATGTCTTCTCCGCCGTCGAACGCCCGGAATTCCTGCGGCTGTTCGCGATGTCGTCCAATCGCGTCTACCACCGGGATTTCTATACCCGGCACGGCTTCGCGTTCAGCGAGGGCATCTACGAGGACGCCCTGCTCTCGTACAAGACGATGCTCACCGCGCGCCGAATAGCCTGTGTGGATCTGGTGGGCCTGGAATACCGGCAGCGGCGGGTCGGGGCGAGTACGGCAAGCCCCGGCGAGAAGCACTTCGTCATCTTCCAGCAGTACGCCCGGCTCTTCGACTTCCTCGACGACCGGCCGCATCTGGATCCGCTGCGCCCGCTGCTCTTCGAGCGGGCCGTATCGCATTTCCTGTTCTGTCTGGACCGGACCTCCCGGGTGGCGACGGCGGACCGGCCGCGCTTCTTCGCCCGGGCCGTCGAGTGGTACCGCGCCCATCTCCCGGCCGGGTTCACCCCGCCGGTCGAGGGCCGTTGGCGCTTCGAGGCGCTGGCGTCCGGCTCCTTCCTCCGCTACCGCGAGCACGAGCTGGCCGTACGAGCCGCCGCCGGGGCCCGCAAGCTGCGCCGTACCGTCCGGCCGCCGCTGGCGGCGCGCGCCAAGCAGGGTCTGTACCGGCTGCACCGGCAGCGTCCGGTCGACCCCCAGCTGGCCGTCTACTCCGCGTACTGGGGGCGTGGGGTGCTGTGCAATCCGGCGGCGATCTACCACAGGGCGCGGGAGCTGGCGCCGGAGATCCACGGGGTGTGGGTGGTCAAGAAGTCGGAGATCGAGACGCTTCCGGAAGGCGTCGACTACGTCGTCACCGGCACCCGTGACTTCTACCGCACGGTGGCCCGCGCGAAATACCTCATCAACAACGTCAATTTCCCCAATGAGGTGGTGAAGCGGCCGGGCACGGTGCATCTTCAGACCTTCCACGGCACCCCGCTCAAATGCATGGGCCTGGATCAGCAGCGCTATCCCGCCGCCGCGGGCGGAATGAGCTTCGGCAATCTGCTCAAGCGCATCGACCGCTGGGACTTCGCCCTCTCCTCCAATCCGCACTCCAGCCAGATCTGGGAGCGGGTCTACCCCGCCGCGTACCGGCTGCTGGAGTACGGATATCCGCGCAATGACGTCTTCTTCACCGCGACCGAGGACGATATCCGGCGGATCCGCGAGGAGTTGGGAATCCCGGCCGGGAACACCGCCCTCCTCTACGCGCCCACCCTCCGCGACTACCACAAGGGGTTCACCCCCCGGCTGGACCTGGAGCGGCTCAGCCGCGAACTCGGCCCGGAGACGACGTTGTTGGTGCGGGCCCACTACTCCTACCGGCCGGATGACGAGCTGGCCCGGCTCCAGGAGGCCGGGTCGGTGATCGACGTCTCGCGCCACCGGTCGGTGGAGGAGCTGTGCCTGGCGGCCGACGCGCTGATCACCGACTACTCGTCGATGATGTTCGACTACGCCGTGCTGGACCGCCCCGTCGTGATCTACGCCGACGACTGGGACATCTACCGGTCCTCCCGCGGCGTCTACTTCGACCTGCTGTCGGGGTCCCCCGGCGAGACCCCGGGGGCCGTCGCCCGCACCGAGCGGGAGCTGGTCGAGGTCTTCCGCGAGGGCCGCTGGTGCGACGCGGACGCGACCGCGCTGCGGACCGCCTTCCGGGCCCGCTTCTGCCGGTTCGACGACGGCCGCGCGGCCGAGCGGGTGGTGCGGGCCCTGATGCTGGGCCAGGACCTCGAGCTCCCGCTCGCCCCCACGCCACAGACGCGTCCCCTGGCGGACAGCGCCCCGGCGGGGCCGCGCGGCGGCGTCCTGACCGCCGAGTGA
- a CDS encoding glycosyltransferase family 2 protein, whose amino-acid sequence MPALSRPRVSVIIPAYNSLPELTRAVTSAMDQTLGQDRVEIIAVDDGSTDGTGEELERLARTCPALHVIHQENSGCAGVPRNTGLDHARGDFVFFLDSDDYLGPDALRRMVAMADAHGTDIVLGKIASVGGRAVPRAVFQRNQPRTDIFSSHAYLTLGPWKLFRRSLIERLGLRFPPYRNCEDKPFTAAAYLNASGISVVADYDCYYVRYRENRTNLTLTASDLAHRMDGTRLCFETVARYLEPGPRRDQIMRRHVEWELCGPLRGLLPRESEQDARERFFPEFRHWASTWVTDALFQRLDAPDRLLVHLLRADRFDDVLTVARNAGRDARRGHLVDKGRVYWLHPFFRDHTAAVPDICFDVTDRLPVQHHLEAASWHGGVLRLAGHAYVEDVDSLDPATEIVLRKYRADRPEVRLPTTPCPSAHPLPGEGRRYEMAGFTAEIDPATADGGAPLERGLWNIYLDVRAQGVSRTVRFGNRREGGEVTHPTRRRVTTSQGPVTVVPYFTPYGNLSLDVGEVAHPLDPPCQVLRTIWHTRSTLLVGGRLTEEAVRDGGALRLRAETGTGGVHEVPVRGEQGGSVNVFTARLPIGRLGPGCWTLTLVMEGPGEDAPRRTAIVPYFDRLAATRWLRFGCRPYYAKPVALGPARALGLEVAPIKVVTGVRRRLGG is encoded by the coding sequence ATGCCCGCTCTGTCCCGACCTCGTGTCAGTGTGATCATCCCCGCCTACAACTCCCTGCCGGAGCTGACCCGGGCCGTCACCTCCGCGATGGACCAGACCCTCGGCCAGGACCGGGTCGAGATCATCGCGGTGGACGACGGTTCGACCGACGGCACCGGCGAGGAGCTGGAGCGGCTCGCCCGCACCTGCCCCGCGCTCCACGTCATCCACCAGGAGAACTCCGGCTGCGCGGGCGTCCCCCGCAACACCGGCCTTGACCACGCCCGGGGCGACTTCGTCTTCTTCCTCGACTCCGACGACTATCTGGGCCCGGACGCGCTGCGCCGCATGGTCGCCATGGCCGACGCCCACGGCACCGACATCGTCCTCGGCAAGATCGCCTCCGTGGGCGGACGGGCCGTGCCCCGGGCCGTCTTCCAGCGCAATCAGCCCCGTACGGACATCTTCTCCTCCCACGCCTATCTGACCCTGGGCCCGTGGAAGCTGTTCCGCCGTTCCCTCATCGAGCGGCTGGGGCTGCGCTTCCCGCCCTACCGCAACTGCGAGGACAAGCCGTTCACCGCGGCCGCCTACCTCAACGCCTCCGGAATCTCGGTGGTCGCCGACTACGACTGCTACTACGTCCGCTACCGCGAGAACCGCACCAACCTCACCCTCACCGCCTCCGACCTCGCCCACCGCATGGACGGCACCCGGCTGTGCTTCGAGACCGTGGCCCGCTATCTGGAACCGGGCCCGCGCCGGGACCAGATCATGCGCCGCCATGTGGAGTGGGAGCTGTGCGGGCCACTGCGCGGCCTGCTGCCCCGCGAGAGCGAACAGGACGCGCGGGAGCGGTTCTTCCCCGAGTTCCGGCACTGGGCGAGCACCTGGGTGACCGACGCCCTCTTCCAGCGGCTCGACGCCCCCGACCGGCTGCTGGTCCATCTGCTGCGCGCCGACCGCTTCGACGATGTGCTGACCGTGGCCCGGAACGCCGGACGGGACGCGCGGCGCGGCCATCTCGTCGACAAGGGCCGGGTCTACTGGCTGCACCCCTTCTTCCGGGACCACACCGCCGCCGTCCCCGACATCTGCTTCGACGTCACCGACCGGCTGCCGGTCCAGCACCACCTGGAGGCGGCGAGCTGGCACGGCGGGGTGCTGCGGTTGGCCGGACACGCGTATGTCGAGGACGTGGACTCCCTCGACCCGGCCACCGAGATCGTGCTGCGCAAGTACCGGGCCGACCGCCCCGAGGTCCGGCTGCCCACCACGCCGTGCCCGTCCGCCCATCCGCTGCCGGGCGAGGGGCGGCGGTACGAGATGGCGGGCTTCACCGCCGAGATCGACCCGGCCACCGCCGACGGCGGCGCCCCGCTGGAGCGGGGGCTGTGGAACATCTACCTGGACGTCCGCGCCCAGGGCGTCAGTCGTACGGTGCGGTTCGGCAACCGGCGCGAGGGCGGTGAGGTCACCCACCCCACCCGGCGCCGCGTCACCACCTCCCAGGGCCCGGTGACGGTGGTGCCGTACTTCACCCCGTACGGAAATCTCTCGCTCGACGTCGGCGAGGTGGCCCATCCCCTCGACCCGCCCTGCCAGGTGCTCAGGACCATCTGGCACACCCGCAGCACCCTGCTGGTCGGCGGACGGCTGACCGAGGAGGCGGTGCGGGACGGCGGGGCGCTGCGGCTGCGCGCCGAGACGGGGACGGGCGGGGTGCACGAGGTGCCGGTGCGCGGTGAGCAGGGCGGCTCCGTGAACGTCTTCACCGCCCGGCTGCCGATCGGCCGCCTGGGCCCGGGCTGCTGGACGCTGACGCTGGTCATGGAAGGGCCCGGGGAGGACGCGCCGCGCCGCACCGCGATCGTGCCGTACTTCGACCGGCTGGCCGCCACCCGCTGGCTCCGCTTCGGCTGCCGTCCGTACTACGCCAAGCCGGTGGCCCTGGGCCCGGCGCGGGCCCTGGGCCTGGAGGTGGCTCCGATCAAGGTCGTCACGGGGGTGCGGCGGCGGCTGGGCGGGTGA
- a CDS encoding glycosyltransferase family 39 protein — translation MAVMLGLGLWGLDRGTMWRDESVTYQMARRTLPQIRDALGTVDAVHGLYYLLMHPVLALWPSEVTMRLPSVLAAVAATALVAALGCRLARPRVGLWAGLLYATTPVVTHYAQEGRSYALVAASAAGATYLLVGAAGLAPGTRRGGRRAGSRGASPTASRTTGRARRWLVGRTAGPATGRAASRAGWAGGQADSRADRPARGPALEPGEGTALAPGPTPGAAPTPAPGPGAASRPAGPEGEAASATRVRSAVRVRGDVPRLARGPGGPEARGRAAGWRWAAYGGVVAVTALLHVFAVLMLAAHAVTLLVSRAPRRVWWGWGSAAAGAVGAVVPLALVARRQSAQIAWIRHPTPGRLWAVVEEFAGPSALVLALNFLLLAIAVIRPRRRTLTAVALPLICVPPVLLFALALHRPCFHERYLLFALAGIPLLAAAGADRLAESVAGRCRAVVAAAGVLAIGCAFGWQLPLHQREREPLSRQDDLAALSAAVGRLTRPGEPVLYDPPKERRIAIAYPRPLAGLRDIALGTPGPASGTLYGVDVGPTELLRRLDGARSAWLIAADEPETRGPKAPVLTGHFRLAYSLCLRGVRLERYVRAGPAH, via the coding sequence ATGGCCGTCATGCTCGGCCTCGGGCTGTGGGGGCTGGACCGGGGCACGATGTGGCGCGATGAGTCCGTGACGTACCAGATGGCCCGGCGGACCCTCCCTCAGATCCGCGACGCCCTCGGCACGGTGGACGCCGTCCACGGGCTCTACTACCTGCTGATGCACCCGGTCCTGGCGCTGTGGCCCTCCGAGGTGACCATGCGTCTGCCCTCGGTGCTCGCCGCCGTGGCCGCCACCGCCCTGGTCGCCGCCCTGGGCTGCCGCCTCGCCCGCCCCCGGGTGGGCCTGTGGGCCGGTCTGCTCTACGCGACCACACCCGTGGTCACCCACTACGCCCAGGAGGGCCGCTCCTACGCACTGGTCGCGGCGAGCGCGGCGGGGGCGACGTACCTGCTGGTGGGCGCGGCGGGGCTGGCGCCGGGGACGAGGCGAGGGGGTAGGAGGGCAGGTAGTAGAGGGGCCAGCCCGACGGCGAGCCGGACGACCGGCCGTGCGCGCAGATGGTTGGTCGGCCGGACGGCCGGGCCAGCGACCGGTCGGGCGGCCAGCCGAGCGGGTTGGGCGGGTGGCCAGGCGGACAGCCGGGCGGACCGACCCGCGCGGGGCCCGGCCCTCGAGCCCGGCGAGGGAACGGCCCTCGCGCCCGGTCCCACGCCGGGCGCGGCCCCCACGCCCGCCCCCGGCCCCGGGGCGGCGTCCCGCCCGGCCGGGCCGGAGGGCGAGGCGGCGTCGGCCACGCGGGTCCGTTCGGCCGTACGGGTACGCGGCGACGTGCCCCGCCTGGCGCGGGGTCCGGGCGGGCCCGAGGCACGGGGCCGTGCGGCGGGGTGGCGCTGGGCCGCGTACGGGGGAGTGGTGGCCGTGACCGCGCTGCTGCACGTGTTCGCGGTGCTCATGCTCGCCGCGCACGCGGTGACGCTGCTCGTCTCGCGCGCCCCGCGCCGCGTGTGGTGGGGCTGGGGGAGCGCGGCGGCCGGGGCGGTGGGGGCGGTGGTGCCGCTGGCGTTGGTGGCCCGGCGGCAGAGCGCGCAGATCGCCTGGATACGGCATCCGACGCCGGGCCGGCTGTGGGCGGTGGTCGAGGAGTTCGCGGGCCCCAGCGCCCTCGTCCTCGCCCTCAACTTCCTGCTGCTCGCGATCGCCGTGATCCGCCCCCGCCGGCGGACGCTGACCGCCGTCGCCCTGCCCCTGATCTGCGTCCCGCCCGTCCTCCTCTTCGCCCTGGCCCTCCACCGCCCCTGCTTCCACGAGCGCTACCTCCTCTTCGCCCTCGCGGGCATCCCCCTCCTGGCCGCAGCGGGGGCCGACCGGCTGGCGGAGTCGGTGGCCGGCCGGTGCCGGGCCGTGGTCGCGGCGGCGGGGGTTCTCGCGATCGGCTGCGCGTTCGGCTGGCAGCTCCCGCTGCACCAGCGGGAGCGGGAGCCGTTGAGCCGCCAGGACGATCTGGCGGCGCTGTCCGCCGCGGTGGGGCGCCTCACCCGGCCGGGTGAGCCCGTGCTGTACGACCCGCCCAAGGAACGCCGGATCGCCATCGCCTATCCGCGCCCCCTCGCCGGGCTGCGCGACATCGCGCTGGGCACCCCCGGCCCGGCCTCCGGCACGCTCTACGGGGTCGATGTCGGCCCCACCGAGCTGCTGCGACGGCTGGACGGAGCGCGCTCGGCATGGCTGATCGCGGCCGATGAACCGGAGACGCGCGGCCCGAAGGCCCCGGTGCTGACGGGGCACTTCCGGCTGGCGTACTCGCTGTGTCTGCGCGGCGTCCGCCTGGAGCGCTATGTGCGGGCGGGGCCCGCGCACTGA